A single region of the Gossypium arboreum isolate Shixiya-1 chromosome 12, ASM2569848v2, whole genome shotgun sequence genome encodes:
- the LOC108479486 gene encoding uncharacterized protein LOC108479486, whose translation MEVSNAPKRKRYDGDNHMEAEVDLSLLEAVEKSQNTVELLDLRTLKKLVLSFERRLKENIEARLKYPDQPERFADSEVELHEELEKLKILSGAPELYPELVNLNAIPSILNLLSHDNTDIAIDVVHLLEDLTDEDVLEDNDEPARILVDSLIENNVLELLVQNLQRLSDKDPDEMSAIYNTLASIENMIEVKPTVAELVCERTKLLRWLLGKIKVREFDSNKQYTSEILAILLQNSTANQKRLGQMNGVDVVLQAVAMYKSKDPKTSDEEEMLENLFDCLCCLLMPLENKERFVKAEGVELMIIIMKQKKSAYASAIRALDFSMTKYPPACERFVDVLGLKTAFAAFMGKIPISKKNKKERYQEELEERLVSLIASLFGGILRGSRRERLLSKFVENECEKIDRLMELYIRYSDRVTAETQRLEQLELDDLEMDEEEKYNRKLESGLYTLQLIAVILGHLWCSEHPQMRARIELLLKQQKLTKNDIKNILQEYHDNIGDLDGAEEKERVQTRIQKIISSF comes from the exons ATGGAAGTTAGTAACGCTCCAAAACGAAAGCGATACGACGGCGACAATCACATGGAGGCGGAGGTGGACCTTTCCCTCCTGGAAGCCGTCGAGAAATCCCAAAACACCGTCGAATTACTTGACCTCCGCACCCTCAAGAAGCTAGTCCTTTCCTTCGAGCGCCGCTTAAAGGAGAACATCGAGGCCCGGCTCAAGTACCCGGACCAACCGGAGCGGTTCGCCGACTCGGAAGTGGAGTTGCACGAGGAGCTAGAGAAGCTAAAGATTCTTTCTGGAGCCCCTGAGTTGTACCCTGAGCTGGTCAATCTCAACGCCATCCCTTCCATTCTCAACCTCTTGTCCCATGACAACACCGACATTGCCATTGACGTTGTGCATTTGTTAGAGGACTTGACGGACGAGGATGTTCTGGAGGACAACGACGAGCCTGCCAGGATTCTGGTGGATTCTCTTATTGAGAACAATGTGTTGGAGCTGTTGGTCCAGAATCTGCAACGCCTATCGGACAAGGACCCTGATGAGATGAGTGCTATTTACAACACCCTGGCCAGCATTGAAAACATGATAGAGGTGAAGCCTACAGTGGCCGAGTTGGTCTGCGAGAGGACCAAGTTGTTGAGATGGTTGTTGGGGAAGATCAAAGTGAGGGAATTCGATAGTAACAAGCAGTACACTTCGGAGATATTGGCCATATTGCTTCAGAACAGCACTGCCAATCAGAAGAGATTGGGACAAATGAACGGCGTGGATGTGGTTTTGCAGGCCGTGGCTATGTACAAATCAAAGGACCCCAAGACATCAGATGAAGAGGAAATGCTAGAGAATTTGTTTGATTGCTTGTGTTGTTTATTGATGCCATTGGAGAACAAGGAGAGGTTCGTTAAGGCCGAAGGAGTGGAGTTGATGATCATTATTATGAAGCAGAAGAAATCTGCCTATGCCTCTGCCATCAGGGCACTTGATTTTTCCATGACCAAGTATCCCCCTGCTTGCGAGCGATTTGTGGATGTTCTGGGATTGAAGACTGCCTTCGCTGCTTTCATGGGTAAG ATACCTATAAGTAAGAAGAACAAGAAGGAAAGGTACCAAGAGGAGTTGGAAGAGCGCCTGGTATCACTAATTGCATCATTGTTTG GTGGAATTTTGAGAGGTTCCAGAAGGGAAAGGTTATTAAGTAAATTTGTTGAGAATGAATGTGAGAAGATAGACCGCCTTATGGAACTATATATAAG ATATTCTGACAGAGTTACAGCAGAGACACAACGACTGGAGCAACTGGAACTTGATGATTTGGAG ATGGATGAAGAGGAAAAATACAATAGGAAACTTGAATCTGGACTTTACACTCTTCAG TTGATTGCTGTTATTCTGGGTCATCTTTGGTGTTCTGA ACACCCTCAAATGAGGGCAAGAATTGAATTACTGCTCAAGCAGCAGAAACTTACTAAGAACGATATCAAGAATATACTTCAG GAATATCATGACAATATCGGTGACCTAGATGGAGCCGAAGAGAAGGAACGAGTACAAACAAGGATCCAGAAGATCATTTCATCCTTCTGA